TTTGGCTTTCAACCCCTACACCACCCAGATCGAGCCTCACGACTACATCGCCGAGCTGTTTGATGCCAATGCGCGCCTCAACACCATCTTGATCGACATCAGCCGTGATATTTGGGGTTACATCTCACAAGGCTATTTCAAACAGAAGACCATCAAAGGCGAAGTCGGCTCCTCCACCATGCCGCACAAGGTCAACCCCATCGACTTTGAAAACGCCGAGGGAAATCTGGGGCTGGCCAATGCCCTATTCGGACATCTGGCCAGCAAACTGCCCATCTCTCGATGGCAGCGGGATCTGACCGACTCCACCGTACTGCGTAATCTGGGCGTAGGCGTGGGTCACTCCGTGATCGCTTACAGCTCCTTCCTACGCGGCATGAGCAAATTGGAGGTCAATCACACCGTACTAGCCGCCGATCTGGAGAACAACTGGGAAGTGCTGGCAGAACCAATTCAAACGGTGATGCGCCGTTACGGGGTAGAAAACCCCTATGAAAAACTCAAGGAGATGACCCGAGGTCAGCGCGTTGATGCCGCTGCCATGAGTGCCTTTGTGGAAAGCTTGGATATTCCTGCTGCTGCCAAAGTGGAGCTGCAAAAACTAACCCCCGCCAATTACATTGGCAATGCGGTTAAACAGGCTAGGAACATTTCTTAAGCCCAATATTTTCGCCAATTTTATGTTGGGTTTCCGCTGCGCTGTAACCCAACCTACACCTCACGGGTCCCCTCTCTCATGCAGATCCAATTTCCGCCTCATCTGAATATCGACCTCTTTCTGCGCGACTACTGGCAAAAAAAGCCGCTGCTGATTCGCAATGCCTTCCCCGACTTTATCAACCCCATCGAGGCCGATGAGCTGGCGGGTTTAGCCTGTGAAGAAGAGATCCCCTCACGGATTATTCAGCAACACAGCCCAACAGATTGGCGCTGCCGCATGGGGTCTTTTGAAGCATCGGATTTTGCTCAACTGCCCGAAAGCGATTGGTCGCTGCTGATCAGCGATGTGGAAACACATCTGCCAGAGTTTCAAGCCTACCTTGAACCGTTTCGGTTTATCCCCGACTGGCGCATTGATGACTTGATGATCAGCTACGCGCCCGAAGGCGGTTCCGTCGGCCCCCACAGCGATCAGTACGATGTTTTTTTGCTGCAAACCTCTGGGCGAAGACGATGGTCGATTCACAGCCAACCTCTGAGCGAGGCCGATTTTCTGCCTGATCTGGAGTTGAAAATTCTGCGTGAATTTGAAACCGAGCAGAGTTGGATCACCGAGCCGGGCGATCTGCTCTATCTGCCTCCAGGAGTGGCACACTTTGGCGTGGCACTGGAACCCTGCATGACGTGGTCGGTGGGCTTTCGTGCCCCCAGCCAGCGCGATCTGGTCAGCGCCTATCTGGACGATTTAATCCCGAGCCTAAAAGAACAGCGCTACAGCGACCCAGAACTCAGCCAACAGCCCCACCCCAGCGAAATCACCCCTCACGCACGGCAAAAACTGCGTGACACCCTGCGCCAACAATTGAGCCAAAATGACGATCAACTGGATCTTTTTTTAGGTCGCTACCTGAGCGAAGCTGGGCGTGAATATGCGCTTGAGGTATTCGACGAGCTGTCTCCTGAACAGATTAAAATCGAGTTGGAACAAGGCAATACACTGCAAAAAGTCGCCGGAATTCGCTGCTCT
The sequence above is a segment of the Gammaproteobacteria bacterium genome. Coding sequences within it:
- a CDS encoding cupin domain-containing protein gives rise to the protein MQIQFPPHLNIDLFLRDYWQKKPLLIRNAFPDFINPIEADELAGLACEEEIPSRIIQQHSPTDWRCRMGSFEASDFAQLPESDWSLLISDVETHLPEFQAYLEPFRFIPDWRIDDLMISYAPEGGSVGPHSDQYDVFLLQTSGRRRWSIHSQPLSEADFLPDLELKILREFETEQSWITEPGDLLYLPPGVAHFGVALEPCMTWSVGFRAPSQRDLVSAYLDDLIPSLKEQRYSDPELSQQPHPSEITPHARQKLRDTLRQQLSQNDDQLDLFLGRYLSEAGREYALEVFDELSPEQIKIELEQGNTLQKVAGIRCSYMQFEQEAQLFIGGENIQISLELAQLIGKAAKIDKKALTTGHTPSTLRLLSQLYNFGFLEFCDDL